In Pleomorphomonas sp. T1.2MG-36, one genomic interval encodes:
- a CDS encoding ABC transporter ATP-binding protein has translation MKLSAHDLAVRVANRTILQAIDLKLEPGEFVGLIGPNGAGKSTLLRALAGAVPHGGELTLDDRPLAGYSARERARRIGYLGQDRHVAWPLTVADVVGLGRIPYRAPLSRESDADRQAVARALRLTHLEDLASRPSDRLSGGEVARMLLARLIAQETPILLADEPIAGLDPAHQLATVQIFADMARAGHTVLASLHDLTLAGRWCDRLILLEGGRIVAQGAPEAVLTPERIAETYGVEARFDRDADGLIVVPLRLVGQQRREVR, from the coding sequence ATGAAACTGAGCGCGCATGATCTTGCCGTCCGGGTGGCAAACCGGACGATCCTGCAAGCGATCGACCTGAAGCTCGAACCCGGCGAGTTCGTCGGACTGATCGGTCCGAACGGAGCGGGCAAGTCGACCTTGCTGCGCGCACTTGCGGGGGCCGTACCGCATGGCGGCGAGCTGACGCTCGACGACCGCCCGCTTGCCGGATATTCCGCCCGCGAGAGAGCACGCCGGATAGGCTATCTCGGGCAGGATCGGCATGTTGCCTGGCCGCTGACCGTCGCCGACGTCGTCGGCCTCGGTCGGATACCTTACCGTGCGCCCCTGTCCCGAGAAAGCGACGCCGACCGTCAGGCGGTGGCCCGGGCGCTCCGCCTGACGCATCTGGAGGACTTGGCCAGCCGGCCTTCCGACAGGCTGTCCGGCGGTGAAGTCGCCCGCATGCTGCTCGCCCGGCTCATTGCCCAGGAGACGCCAATCCTGCTGGCCGACGAGCCGATCGCCGGGCTCGATCCCGCCCACCAGTTGGCCACCGTGCAGATCTTCGCCGATATGGCGCGGGCGGGGCATACCGTGTTGGCCTCCCTCCACGATCTGACGCTGGCCGGGCGCTGGTGCGATCGACTGATTTTGCTGGAGGGCGGCCGGATCGTGGCTCAAGGCGCCCCCGAGGCCGTGCTGACTCCCGAGCGGATCGCCGAGACCTACGGCGTGGAAGCGCGGTTCGACAGAGACGCCGACGGATTGATCGTTGTGCCGCTGCGTCTCGTCGGGCAACAACGCCGGGAGGTGAGGTAG
- a CDS encoding adenosylcobinamide amidohydrolase, whose product MDPTGLPFVIDLCRPILALRFAEPRRMLSWSISRPGLTVAKTVAWLEVNDSDLPIGREPVAVLEDAFARQGLTDTVGLMTACDVSAYEICRTTIEGTEAIAITTVGLGNGEFVGRRRFAGSAEEAPIPGTVNTFVHVSQPLSDGALVETIAIAAQARTVAILRTTESIGREIVTGTGSDCIVVAAPLGGTACYSGLHTAIGEAVGASVVEATRRGTVRWIEQSARWLESEADSNHPPGIGP is encoded by the coding sequence ATGGATCCGACCGGCCTGCCTTTCGTCATCGATCTTTGTCGGCCGATCCTTGCCCTGCGCTTTGCCGAACCGCGGCGCATGCTCAGCTGGTCAATTTCCCGGCCGGGCCTGACGGTTGCCAAGACCGTCGCCTGGCTCGAAGTCAACGACTCCGACCTGCCAATCGGCCGCGAGCCGGTTGCTGTTCTTGAAGACGCCTTTGCCCGGCAAGGCCTCACCGACACGGTCGGTCTCATGACGGCCTGCGATGTCAGCGCCTACGAGATCTGCCGCACGACGATCGAAGGAACCGAAGCGATCGCCATCACGACCGTCGGGCTCGGCAACGGCGAGTTCGTTGGGCGGCGACGCTTTGCCGGCAGCGCCGAGGAAGCGCCGATTCCCGGCACGGTCAACACCTTCGTCCACGTGTCCCAGCCCCTCAGCGATGGCGCCCTGGTCGAGACGATCGCCATCGCCGCCCAGGCTCGCACCGTCGCCATTCTGCGGACGACCGAGAGCATCGGGCGCGAAATCGTTACAGGCACCGGCTCCGACTGCATCGTGGTCGCGGCCCCTCTCGGTGGAACGGCCTGCTATTCCGGCTTGCATACCGCCATCGGGGAGGCGGTCGGCGCGTCAGTGGTGGAGGCAACACGGAGAGGCACGGTTCGCTGGATCGAGCAATCCGCGCGATGGCTCGAGTCCGAGGCCGACTCCAACCATCCGCCGGGCATCGGGCCATGA
- a CDS encoding energy transducer TonB family protein has translation MSDSDICLSRWSETTSLTTQPWCLATAVSLGLHAAVFMWIGSGPKPIDIGQDAKVDVVDVEFVLPDEVRAVSPSIAGSIATTIPRQVTAVPPPQPAVEQAPPPPPPEPVAVANSQEKAQAVVEQPEVALVREPVDVRDQSVPESPQSPLEAKSELRPAETSALPPPPSPAEIKRTDPPAPTPKPVASEPKPPAVEHKVEDEKPAPNRRPKPSAVAKAGQAGSAKRTDQGAAAAPTGKNEPLALYLASIRAKIAAQQSGKPSAERGRVEVRFSVAADGRLGDVVIERSDDESLEEEALKIVRRSSPVAPIPPSTGKTSLTMSLVMEFK, from the coding sequence ATGAGCGACAGCGATATCTGCCTCTCCCGATGGTCCGAGACCACGTCGCTCACGACACAGCCTTGGTGTCTCGCCACGGCGGTATCGCTGGGCCTGCACGCCGCCGTCTTCATGTGGATCGGCAGTGGACCCAAGCCGATCGACATCGGGCAGGACGCGAAGGTGGACGTCGTCGATGTGGAGTTCGTGCTTCCCGACGAGGTTAGGGCCGTCTCGCCCTCCATCGCCGGCAGTATCGCGACAACCATCCCTCGACAGGTGACGGCCGTTCCGCCACCCCAGCCCGCCGTCGAGCAGGCGCCTCCGCCTCCACCGCCGGAGCCGGTGGCGGTCGCCAACTCTCAGGAGAAAGCGCAGGCCGTCGTCGAGCAGCCCGAAGTTGCCCTAGTGCGGGAACCGGTGGATGTCAGAGATCAATCCGTTCCAGAAAGCCCTCAATCGCCTCTCGAAGCCAAGAGCGAGCTTCGACCGGCCGAAACGAGTGCCCTGCCTCCACCGCCTTCCCCCGCCGAGATAAAGCGCACCGACCCTCCCGCCCCCACTCCGAAGCCAGTTGCTTCGGAGCCCAAGCCTCCGGCGGTCGAGCATAAGGTTGAGGATGAGAAACCGGCGCCCAACCGCCGTCCCAAGCCAAGCGCGGTCGCGAAAGCGGGGCAAGCCGGATCGGCCAAGCGCACCGACCAAGGGGCGGCGGCAGCGCCAACCGGAAAGAACGAGCCCCTGGCGCTCTACCTCGCTTCGATACGCGCCAAAATCGCGGCCCAACAATCCGGTAAGCCGAGCGCGGAACGCGGCCGGGTGGAAGTCCGCTTCAGCGTCGCCGCCGATGGTCGGCTAGGCGATGTGGTGATTGAAAGAAGCGACGATGAGTCACTCGAAGAGGAAGCCCTGAAGATCGTCCGCCGTTCCTCGCCAGTCGCGCCGATCCCACCCTCCACTGGAAAGACGTCTTTGACGATGTCGCTCGTCATGGAGTTCAAGTAG
- a CDS encoding Nif11-like leader peptide family RiPP precursor: MGDVVSQTEGKSTMGMKDLEQFYDKVRTSEKLEAEATAALQQGPEALVALGAREGFSFSQAELAAGLEELSAGQELSDKDLDLVAGGSRPNCSDRPSGNPDDFRKIA; the protein is encoded by the coding sequence GTGGGCGACGTCGTCAGCCAAACCGAAGGTAAAAGTACGATGGGCATGAAGGATCTGGAACAGTTTTACGACAAGGTTCGGACGAGCGAGAAGCTGGAGGCCGAGGCCACCGCTGCACTTCAGCAGGGGCCTGAGGCTCTGGTTGCCCTCGGCGCTCGCGAGGGGTTCAGCTTCTCGCAGGCCGAACTGGCCGCCGGGCTTGAGGAACTCTCGGCCGGTCAGGAGCTGTCGGACAAGGATCTCGATCTCGTGGCGGGTGGGAGCAGGCCCAATTGCTCCGACAGGCCGAGCGGGAATCCGGACGACTTCAGAAAAATAGCTTAG
- a CDS encoding Nif11-like leader peptide family RiPP precursor has protein sequence MSMMELEQFYDKVRTSEKLDAEATSALQLGPEALVALGAREGFSFSQDELAAGLEKLSGGQELSDKDLDLVAGGTSSEVARPGLKGGERRNW, from the coding sequence ATGAGCATGATGGAGTTGGAGCAGTTCTACGACAAGGTTCGGACGAGCGAGAAGCTGGATGCCGAAGCTACCTCGGCACTTCAACTGGGGCCGGAGGCTTTGGTTGCCCTCGGTGCTCGCGAGGGGTTCAGCTTCTCGCAGGACGAGCTCGCCGCCGGGCTTGAGAAGCTCTCGGGCGGCCAAGAGCTATCGGACAAGGATCTCGATCTCGTGGCGGGCGGCACGTCCAGCGAAGTGGCCAGGCCTGGTCTCAAGGGGGGAGAGCGACGCAACTGGTAG
- a CDS encoding GNAT family N-acetyltransferase — MAEQAAMPQAASFPVLKGNAVLFSSFTFGQIGGWLNPVPDDVIAVGLVVSARPVGLAIGFLQSGKPRATLTSIVVAPTFRRQGLGRRLLDAWQAEASVRGASACTASYIEAMSGREGLEALLADAGWTAPRATGLVVVGRVGRMVDAGRSWSSVRDRLAVSRTYTFDPLELTATDVAAVERYLADPEAADMLGPLHQSEHLARDFSIAIRRDGRLVGWLVAAETHRPLLDGTTKEPAIRYLEAYIDPLHRQSGIMVGAYYHCYARQLALLGRDSIAVYYTSHENRPRMVALTQRRFQPIAERVETILSVSVSLIGLENDAQDSVNKFNVYKKELTNNNSIISA, encoded by the coding sequence GTGGCGGAACAGGCGGCGATGCCCCAAGCAGCGTCCTTTCCGGTGCTCAAGGGCAATGCCGTATTGTTTTCCTCGTTCACCTTCGGGCAGATCGGCGGCTGGCTCAATCCGGTTCCCGATGATGTCATCGCCGTCGGCCTCGTCGTCAGTGCCCGTCCGGTCGGCTTGGCCATAGGCTTTCTGCAGTCCGGAAAACCGCGAGCCACGCTGACCTCGATCGTAGTGGCGCCGACATTTCGCAGGCAGGGACTCGGCAGGCGACTTCTTGATGCGTGGCAGGCGGAAGCCTCCGTGCGAGGCGCCTCCGCCTGCACCGCAAGCTACATCGAGGCGATGTCGGGACGGGAAGGTCTGGAGGCGCTGTTGGCCGATGCCGGCTGGACGGCTCCGCGTGCGACCGGTTTGGTGGTCGTCGGCCGGGTCGGCAGGATGGTGGATGCGGGGCGCTCCTGGTCGAGCGTGAGAGATCGTCTCGCCGTCTCTCGCACATACACCTTCGATCCGCTCGAACTCACGGCGACCGACGTCGCGGCGGTGGAGCGCTATCTCGCCGATCCCGAGGCGGCGGACATGCTCGGCCCTCTCCACCAGAGCGAGCATCTGGCGCGAGACTTCAGCATCGCCATCCGCCGGGATGGTCGGCTCGTCGGATGGCTTGTCGCTGCGGAGACGCATCGCCCTCTCCTGGACGGCACCACGAAAGAGCCGGCGATCCGCTATCTCGAGGCCTACATCGATCCGCTCCACCGGCAGAGCGGGATCATGGTCGGTGCCTACTACCACTGCTATGCGAGGCAGCTGGCGCTGCTCGGCCGAGATTCCATCGCGGTCTACTACACCAGCCACGAGAACCGACCTCGCATGGTCGCGCTTACCCAGCGTCGCTTTCAGCCGATCGCCGAGCGTGTGGAGACAATCCTCAGCGTCAGCGTCTCGTTGATCGGCTTGGAGAATGACGCGCAAGATAGCGTCAACAAATTTAATGTATATAAGAAAGAATTGACGAATAATAACAGTATTATTTCCGCATAA
- a CDS encoding LysR family transcriptional regulator: MQDSNNLRGIDLNLLVVLDALLAERHVSRAAIRLNMSQPAVSHALARLRLLFDDPMLIRRGGKLVPSSKAQQIAPTLSEALRQMREVLGPSGFDPARETRKFRLAMSDYGSGVILPGLLRLLRLEAPGIDLVITQSGREAMLRLVLDGECDLALGVFPDLPERLEAGQLTVERFACLADRQMMAGQDCLDLEAYLSRAHVLVAMNDGANTEIDTALKAMGHVRRIAVTLPHWGNAPRLIHGTDLVLTVARNALAPYENDPSVIIFEPPFQIPPFPFVQVWHERSGGDPAHLWLRNAIAISLSANPSLAPLRP; encoded by the coding sequence ATGCAGGATTCGAATAATCTTCGCGGTATCGACCTCAATCTTCTGGTGGTCCTTGATGCCCTCCTGGCCGAACGGCATGTGTCGCGCGCGGCCATCCGGCTGAACATGAGCCAGCCCGCCGTCAGCCATGCGCTCGCGCGTCTGCGCCTGCTGTTCGATGATCCCATGCTGATCCGCCGTGGCGGCAAGCTTGTCCCAAGTTCCAAGGCGCAACAGATCGCGCCGACCCTGAGCGAAGCCCTGCGACAGATGCGGGAGGTTCTTGGCCCGAGCGGCTTCGATCCTGCGCGGGAGACGCGGAAATTCCGCCTTGCGATGTCCGACTATGGCTCCGGCGTTATCCTTCCCGGTCTGCTGAGACTGCTGCGGCTTGAAGCGCCGGGCATCGATCTGGTGATCACCCAATCAGGCCGAGAAGCCATGCTTCGTCTGGTGCTGGACGGGGAATGCGATCTTGCCCTGGGCGTCTTCCCCGATCTTCCCGAACGGCTGGAAGCCGGACAGCTTACCGTCGAGCGCTTCGCCTGCCTTGCGGACAGGCAGATGATGGCGGGCCAGGACTGCCTCGATCTGGAAGCCTATCTTTCGCGCGCCCATGTTCTCGTGGCGATGAATGACGGAGCAAACACCGAAATCGACACGGCCCTCAAGGCCATGGGCCACGTCCGCCGCATCGCGGTCACGCTGCCGCATTGGGGGAACGCGCCACGGCTGATCCACGGAACGGATCTGGTTCTGACCGTCGCGCGCAATGCCCTTGCACCTTACGAAAATGACCCGTCAGTCATTATCTTCGAGCCGCCGTTTCAAATACCGCCATTTCCCTTCGTCCAGGTCTGGCATGAACGGAGCGGCGGCGATCCCGCTCATCTGTGGCTGCGCAACGCCATCGCGATATCTCTGAGTGCCAATCCTTCCTTGGCGCCTCTACGGCCATAG
- a CDS encoding DMT family transporter produces the protein MQISAPLLILAAIITGAVVPFQAGANAALGRTLGHPLWGTLISLCVSFACIVPIMLLVKVQAPSLSNLAQAPRWIWIGGIVGVAYITGALMLAPKLGAAGFITAVIAGQMLASIIIDQWGLVGLPQKPVSWSRVAGLGLIFLGLIVMQPQALGLRPPAAS, from the coding sequence ATGCAGATCAGTGCACCGCTTCTCATACTTGCCGCCATCATAACCGGTGCGGTCGTTCCGTTTCAGGCCGGAGCCAATGCGGCCCTCGGACGGACGCTGGGCCATCCGCTGTGGGGCACGCTCATATCCCTTTGCGTCAGCTTCGCCTGCATCGTGCCCATCATGCTGCTGGTGAAGGTACAGGCGCCGTCCCTGTCGAACCTCGCACAGGCGCCCCGCTGGATATGGATCGGCGGCATTGTCGGCGTCGCCTATATCACCGGAGCGCTCATGCTTGCGCCCAAGCTCGGCGCCGCTGGCTTCATCACGGCGGTCATCGCCGGGCAGATGCTGGCATCGATCATCATCGACCAGTGGGGCCTTGTCGGCCTGCCTCAAAAACCCGTCTCATGGTCCCGCGTTGCCGGTCTCGGCCTGATCTTTCTCGGGCTGATCGTGATGCAACCGCAGGCACTGGGACTGAGACCGCCCGCCGCTTCGTGA
- a CDS encoding ECF transporter S component has product MLIPIAVGINLIGGTLCSTLKLPLFLDTIGTIVIACLSGPWVAALCGLLTNIFLALVANPVYLPYAVVSVLCGLTVGYMAKAGLFAKLWGVVLVWLACTLVNAVSASAITVFVYGGATGANGTSILTATLIVAMKNIMVSVFSSSMIENLVDKGIVVFIAYFIVKGIPQNFRSQYETSSAGDDDDD; this is encoded by the coding sequence GTGCTGATCCCGATTGCGGTCGGGATCAACCTCATAGGGGGGACGCTGTGCTCGACACTCAAGCTTCCCCTGTTCCTTGACACGATCGGTACGATCGTCATCGCTTGTTTGTCCGGGCCGTGGGTCGCGGCACTCTGTGGCCTGCTGACCAACATTTTCCTGGCCCTCGTCGCCAACCCCGTCTACCTGCCCTACGCGGTCGTCAGCGTGCTGTGCGGACTGACCGTCGGCTACATGGCCAAGGCCGGATTGTTCGCCAAGCTATGGGGCGTCGTGCTCGTCTGGCTCGCCTGCACGCTGGTCAACGCGGTCTCCGCCTCCGCGATCACCGTGTTCGTCTACGGCGGAGCCACCGGCGCCAACGGAACGTCGATCCTGACCGCAACGCTCATCGTCGCCATGAAGAACATCATGGTGTCCGTCTTCTCGTCGTCCATGATCGAGAACCTTGTCGACAAGGGTATCGTGGTGTTCATCGCGTACTTCATCGTCAAGGGGATCCCGCAGAACTTCCGCAGCCAGTACGAAACCAGTTCAGCCGGTGACGACGATGACGACTGA
- a CDS encoding energy-coupling factor transporter transmembrane component T encodes MTTERTGGAPPRTRSTGFDAFVPRHTVVERMHPVTKILAVFCLGLSAMFWPNPWLGLALVVALFVVSFLARMPREFAKIMFGFGIPISVMLLFIQGCYSPRNVTFIADLGFAKLGLEGILYATKLVVTLLVFLGSFYLMNKTTYTGRLVAALTNSGLPAKMGYLVLASLNVVPQMQRRMSVIQEAQSARGLQTSGGLVARIKAYLPLMGPVVMSSLTDAQERGMTLETRGFGIRGVKRTSYVEVHYTASDRAANWLLLAFFVIVLIVSTLMRLGVLPAGGGN; translated from the coding sequence ATGACGACTGAACGCACCGGCGGTGCGCCTCCACGCACCCGCAGCACGGGCTTCGATGCTTTCGTGCCGAGACACACGGTTGTCGAGCGGATGCACCCGGTAACGAAAATCCTCGCGGTGTTCTGCCTGGGGCTCAGCGCCATGTTTTGGCCGAATCCCTGGCTCGGCCTGGCCCTGGTCGTCGCGCTGTTCGTCGTGTCGTTCCTCGCGAGAATGCCTCGCGAGTTCGCGAAGATCATGTTCGGCTTCGGGATTCCCATCAGCGTGATGCTGCTGTTCATTCAGGGATGCTACAGCCCCAGGAACGTGACGTTCATCGCCGACCTCGGTTTTGCCAAGCTCGGGCTGGAGGGGATTCTCTACGCGACGAAGCTCGTCGTCACCCTGCTGGTGTTCCTTGGCAGCTTCTACCTGATGAACAAGACGACCTATACCGGTCGGCTCGTCGCAGCGCTCACCAACAGCGGTCTGCCCGCCAAGATGGGATACCTCGTCTTGGCGAGCCTCAACGTCGTGCCGCAGATGCAGCGCCGAATGTCGGTAATCCAGGAGGCCCAGAGCGCTCGTGGCCTGCAGACGAGCGGCGGTCTCGTAGCCCGCATCAAGGCCTACCTGCCCCTGATGGGCCCGGTCGTCATGTCGTCCCTGACCGATGCCCAGGAACGCGGCATGACGCTGGAGACCCGCGGGTTCGGAATTCGCGGGGTGAAGAGAACCAGCTATGTCGAGGTCCACTACACGGCATCCGACCGCGCGGCCAACTGGTTGCTCCTGGCTTTCTTCGTCATCGTCCTGATCGTCTCGACGCTCATGCGGCTCGGCGTTCTCCCGGCAGGGGGAGGCAACTGA
- a CDS encoding energy-coupling factor ABC transporter ATP-binding protein translates to MVSAVEVNDFSFRYRGDKRYAVRHLDFAIREGEVFCVIGANGSGKSTLCNALVGLVPHYFTGKTRGDVVVDGTKVSESTVADLSSTIGLVFQNPFNQLSYTAGSVAEELAYGLGNHGVERSDMLERVDTVARLMRIEHILHRNPLELSGGQVQRVALGSVFILEPRILVLDECTTQLDPLGAEEIFDVVRRLNDDGVTIVMVDHDMERVARCADTVLVLDQGEIAALGTPREVFTSPTLQDHGVNAPDYVNISRALIDSGWSIPDIEITEEPTVATVRGLLR, encoded by the coding sequence ATGGTATCGGCGGTTGAAGTCAACGATTTCTCGTTCAGGTACCGAGGCGACAAACGGTACGCGGTGAGGCACCTCGATTTCGCGATCCGTGAGGGCGAAGTCTTCTGCGTGATCGGCGCCAACGGGTCGGGCAAGTCCACCCTGTGCAATGCTCTCGTCGGCCTCGTGCCGCATTACTTCACGGGCAAGACGCGCGGCGATGTCGTGGTGGACGGCACGAAAGTGAGCGAGTCCACCGTCGCCGACCTGTCCAGCACGATCGGTCTCGTCTTCCAGAACCCGTTCAACCAGCTTTCGTACACGGCGGGCAGCGTGGCCGAGGAACTTGCGTACGGGCTCGGAAATCACGGGGTCGAGCGATCCGATATGCTGGAGCGGGTCGACACGGTGGCCCGTCTGATGCGCATCGAGCACATCCTCCATCGAAATCCGCTGGAGCTGTCCGGCGGCCAGGTCCAGCGCGTTGCCCTCGGCTCGGTCTTCATCCTGGAGCCCAGAATACTTGTCCTCGACGAGTGCACGACACAGCTCGACCCGCTGGGCGCCGAGGAGATCTTCGACGTCGTCCGGCGCCTCAATGACGACGGGGTCACCATCGTCATGGTCGATCACGACATGGAGCGCGTCGCTCGCTGCGCCGACACCGTGCTGGTGCTCGATCAAGGCGAGATCGCCGCACTCGGCACGCCCCGCGAGGTGTTCACATCGCCGACACTCCAGGATCACGGCGTCAACGCGCCCGACTATGTCAACATTTCGCGCGCGCTTATCGACAGCGGTTGGAGCATTCCGGACATAGAGATCACGGAAGAACCGACGGTGGCAACGGTCAGGGGGCTGTTGCGATGA
- a CDS encoding energy-coupling factor ABC transporter ATP-binding protein: MNIEIRELEHLYPTGEKALSGITLTMSGTEPVAIIGQNGAGKTTLAKHLNGILKPTGGRIMIDGVDIGDRQTCEWAKRIGYAFQNPADQLFLDSVRKEFEFGPRQIGMPKEQVEDQVVRVAELVGLQHKLDVHPFDLTPVEKRFCTIGAVVMMDPEAIVFDEPTCGQDVDGNRRLERIISQLRDLGKLCITISHDMKFVTANFSRVILMCRGQVLLDGPARSVFSEIDILKQSFVAPPPITRVAQKAGLPDTVFGVGALITALQQERDRRG, from the coding sequence ATGAACATCGAAATCAGAGAACTCGAGCATCTCTATCCCACCGGAGAGAAAGCACTTTCCGGCATTACACTGACCATGTCGGGGACCGAGCCGGTCGCCATCATCGGACAGAACGGGGCCGGCAAGACGACCCTGGCCAAGCATCTCAACGGCATACTGAAGCCCACCGGCGGCCGCATCATGATCGATGGCGTCGACATCGGCGATCGACAGACGTGCGAGTGGGCGAAAAGGATCGGATACGCGTTCCAGAACCCGGCCGACCAGCTGTTTCTCGATAGCGTCCGGAAGGAGTTCGAGTTCGGACCTCGCCAGATAGGCATGCCGAAGGAACAGGTCGAAGACCAGGTCGTGCGCGTGGCGGAGCTCGTCGGGCTGCAGCACAAGCTCGATGTGCATCCGTTCGACCTGACGCCCGTGGAGAAGCGATTCTGCACGATTGGCGCGGTCGTGATGATGGATCCGGAAGCCATCGTGTTCGACGAGCCGACCTGTGGCCAGGACGTCGATGGAAACAGGCGCCTTGAGCGGATCATTTCCCAGCTCAGGGACCTAGGGAAGCTGTGCATCACCATCTCGCATGACATGAAGTTCGTTACCGCGAACTTCTCTCGGGTGATCCTGATGTGCCGCGGCCAGGTCTTGCTCGATGGGCCGGCCAGATCGGTCTTTTCCGAGATCGACATCCTCAAGCAATCGTTCGTCGCGCCACCCCCCATCACCCGGGTGGCGCAGAAAGCGGGGCTGCCGGACACCGTGTTTGGCGTAGGCGCCCTCATCACAGCACTTCAACAGGAAAGGGATCGACGTGGCTGA
- a CDS encoding phosphoribosylanthranilate isomerase, whose product MADVVVQIYGIRTVEDARMVVAMGSKHIGVSYGKIKRTPGQLTCERAKEIFDGVQSDAVRIGLTVAGDIDEITENLKEAFPDVLHLSGEIDDISPDQVAELKRRFPGLKIMQAIPVFAGVPLENQKVLEYVADYAPVSDFFLIDTKAPASTDIGATGLEHDRLIDKAIIESTSVPCIIAGGLHAGNVAEAIHMTRPYGVDSFSLTNYDDERANTDRCKDPAKVEAFIKASRDA is encoded by the coding sequence GTGGCTGATGTCGTCGTACAGATTTATGGAATCAGGACCGTCGAAGATGCCCGCATGGTTGTTGCCATGGGCAGCAAGCACATCGGCGTCTCATATGGGAAAATCAAGCGCACTCCAGGGCAACTGACCTGTGAGCGCGCCAAGGAAATCTTCGATGGCGTACAGAGCGACGCCGTCAGGATCGGCCTGACCGTCGCCGGTGACATCGACGAGATCACAGAGAACCTCAAGGAAGCTTTCCCGGACGTGCTCCACCTATCCGGTGAAATCGATGACATCAGCCCCGACCAGGTCGCCGAGCTCAAGCGGCGGTTCCCGGGCTTGAAGATCATGCAGGCCATTCCAGTCTTCGCCGGGGTGCCTCTGGAGAACCAGAAGGTCCTGGAATACGTGGCGGACTACGCGCCCGTGTCGGACTTTTTCCTCATCGACACCAAGGCGCCGGCGTCCACCGACATTGGCGCAACCGGCCTGGAGCATGACCGGCTGATCGACAAGGCGATCATCGAGTCCACCAGCGTGCCCTGCATCATCGCAGGCGGTCTGCACGCCGGCAACGTGGCCGAAGCGATCCACATGACGCGCCCCTACGGCGTCGATTCCTTCAGCCTGACCAACTACGACGACGAACGGGCGAATACCGACCGCTGCAAGGATCCCGCCAAAGTCGAAGCCTTCATCAAGGCGTCCAGGGATGCATAA
- a CDS encoding carbohydrate kinase family protein: MHNVVVVGDANVDIIVPYPRFLDAERTRVEYPTPELQGGGTSANTAVALAKLGVGTAFIGTVGDDQYGRFVAQDLASAGIDTSGLIVDPTLNTVGVFAFVDDRGERYLWGWPRVDQSFTVIDAQKVSFERVRKADWVHSSGMSLVHDTSARATIIRIFEEAHAAGVTTSFDLNLRVDEGVLCPKFGEALQRIIPHATYLLGSGPEEFAHLGGKAWLNNARALAVDGRTVVARDGANGSIGLDGSQEVIARAFPVTVEDTIGAGDVYNAGFISAILQGRTLAGALEAGNAVSAYTVERSGSRSSPNAQQLAEFLAQHQRGVMSK; this comes from the coding sequence ATGCATAACGTCGTCGTCGTGGGGGACGCGAACGTAGATATCATCGTCCCCTACCCCCGCTTTCTGGACGCAGAGCGAACGCGGGTCGAATACCCGACGCCCGAACTGCAAGGTGGCGGAACCTCGGCCAACACAGCCGTGGCCCTTGCCAAACTTGGCGTCGGCACCGCGTTCATCGGCACAGTCGGTGACGACCAGTATGGCCGGTTTGTCGCGCAGGACCTCGCGTCGGCGGGCATCGACACGTCCGGCCTGATCGTCGATCCGACGCTCAACACCGTCGGCGTGTTCGCCTTCGTCGACGATCGTGGCGAACGCTACCTCTGGGGGTGGCCTCGCGTCGATCAGTCCTTCACCGTGATCGATGCGCAGAAGGTCTCCTTCGAGCGCGTTCGCAAGGCAGACTGGGTGCATTCCTCGGGCATGTCGCTGGTCCACGACACCAGCGCCCGCGCCACGATCATCCGGATCTTCGAGGAAGCGCATGCCGCCGGGGTGACGACCTCCTTCGACCTCAACCTCAGGGTCGATGAAGGCGTGCTTTGTCCGAAGTTCGGCGAGGCCCTGCAACGCATCATCCCGCACGCGACCTATCTTCTGGGATCGGGGCCAGAGGAGTTTGCCCATCTGGGCGGAAAAGCCTGGCTCAACAACGCGCGGGCGCTCGCGGTCGATGGCCGTACGGTCGTGGCACGCGATGGGGCCAACGGTTCGATAGGGCTGGACGGCTCTCAGGAAGTGATCGCCCGGGCCTTTCCCGTCACCGTCGAGGACACGATCGGCGCCGGCGACGTCTACAACGCGGGATTCATCAGCGCGATTCTCCAGGGGCGCACGCTCGCCGGCGCCCTGGAGGCAGGCAATGCGGTGTCGGCTTACACCGTCGAGCGCAGCGGCTCGAGAAGCTCCCCCAACGCCCAACAGCTCGCGGAGTTTCTCGCCCAACATCAACGAGGAGTTATGAGTAAATGA